The genomic region AATTTCCTGATGGATGCCAAGAGGCCATCCCTGCCAGAGATGAAACTTCCTCCTCTTCCAGGCCCAAGCCAAGGTCGGTTTGAGATTTTTGTCTAGTAAACCCAGAACTACAGATATTCTTCAACAGAGATAAACAGAATAGTAAGAAAAAGATACACTGGGCCCGTTTCATCTCGCAGGTTTGCTCAGTCCCAGTATGCCGTTTCCTCCCCAAGGTCCTCAGGGTCCAATGGGCTTTGCACAGCCTCGTCCTCCTCTGATGGGCTACGGTGGTATGTTCTGAATTTACCCTTTTATACTAAAAATGAGAATGTGCTTTCCAGTCAAGTCgcaacactttttcttttttcaaattaaaatcattttttgaagCTGGTGGGCCTCCTTATCCACCCAACCAATATGGTGGAGGCAGAGGCAACTATGACAACTTCCGCGGACAAGGTGAATACCTGGGTAAGCCGCGCAACATCAGGTGAGACCGCTGTACGTGTCTTTATTTTGctacaaacattttcttttttctgctaaTGTGGAAGTTTGAAACTCCCTTTAAAAGATCGTTTctactgtttttctgtttgcattgCCATCCATTGCAGAATGTCACGAGGTGACCCACGCAACATCATTGAGTACCGTGACCTGGATGCACCAGATGATATGGACTTCTTTTAGAAGGTTCACATTTTTTGCTCTTTACCAGTGTTGTGTTCTGCCTGCTTTTTGGAGTAATGAGATTATTTCATTTCTTAAAAGGCTTGTTTTGTAATTATTGTGCAAACAGAACTGCTGTAAACAGATTCATTAATAAAGTTGTGATCAAATTACAGTAATAAGTATTAAATTACTTGTGAAGTCGATCTGATATAAAAAGAAGTAATCTGTGACAAAGTGCATCATAATTTTTTAGTGGATCTTAAATAATACAcagctttttttggggggggggtacagctcaaaacaacacaatatccagtaagatttttttcttttgttcatgaAAACTAGTGGGATTGTTTTaataatgcaaacaaaaaagaaaaagtatgtCATGTTATGAGATAATAATTGAATCATTCCAAATATGTACAGCTTTCAGGAACACGtgagaatatttttttcaataTGTTGTTAAAATTATTGCCAAACATGATTAAATTAATAATCCTCCAGTGTTTTCCATACAAACAGCAGTGCCACATAAAGGCTTCACGtcataattatttaaaacatgtgatgagcagttttaaatacaGGCACATTTTTATAGACTGATGATCACAGGAAACCTTCAATGTTAATATAGGTCCATCACGTCAGATCCATAGTGACTCCAAGTCGTATTTGGTGCAAACAGTTTATGTCAAAATATCTAAATTATGCGAAGCTCGTGATTTTCTGAAAGTCCGCAGCTGACCTTGTGTTCGTGGAATAATTTGGAAAGGGCCTGCATGTAAAGTCTGTGATAATGGTCGACTTCCTCGTCTGTGGGCGTGACACGCTTTGGCACTGAGATTGGACTTCCCACTGAAAAGAGTACAGTGTGAGAATAAAATGGGCTCAGTACATAAAAGTGGTATTGGCTAtttaaagaataataaaataccCACCAACAGTCGTGATTGGAGTCCTGTAGGGCATGAGAACAAAGCGCTCACCGACAAAGAGACACGGTGCAAAGcccatgatttttttaaacaagtccTGTAACCTGCGACACAGACTGCCCTCTGCGAAAATCACCTGCTGGTAGAGCTCATTCTCCCCGAATGAATAAACGGGCACCAGATCAACACTGTGGAAGGTCAGAGTTCAGGTTTCAGTGTTTtacatatttgtatattttctttcttagtGTATAATTCTCACCCCAACTCAAGGGCCAGTCTGACAAATCCCTTTCTTTCCTTCATGACCACTGTGTTGAGTCCGGGAGAGGATGCCAGAGACTCGGCAGCGCCCCCTATCACAATTACCACTGCATTCCCTTTGCCGCTTTTTGAAAGGAGGTGGACCAGGCTTGGTTTGCTGACTGGGTAAAGTCCTTATCAGACAGAGTAAGAACAGAAGTAGTTCAGGTCAGGAGCATAACAGGGACTTTTTTGTTAAGCTGTAACATGCAGGTCTACA from Astatotilapia calliptera chromosome 10, fAstCal1.2, whole genome shotgun sequence harbors:
- the mogat3b gene encoding 2-acylglycerol O-acyltransferase 3b produces the protein MTREKTQLKEFLESISVLQWVLSFLLLGVACIILMVYLMFTSLWPLSALYFVWLVMDWHKPERGGRRTMSVRKWKVWEHMRDYFPVKLVKTAELNPNKNYILGSHPHGIMCTGAFTCFSTESCGFAEAFPGVRASLAMLAGLFRIPFFREYIMSAGLYPVSKPSLVHLLSKSGKGNAVVIVIGGAAESLASSPGLNTVVMKERKGFVRLALELGVDLVPVYSFGENELYQQVIFAEGSLCRRLQDLFKKIMGFAPCLFVGERFVLMPYRTPITTVVGSPISVPKRVTPTDEEVDHYHRLYMQALSKLFHEHKVSCGLSENHELRII